The following coding sequences lie in one Rutidosis leptorrhynchoides isolate AG116_Rl617_1_P2 chromosome 6, CSIRO_AGI_Rlap_v1, whole genome shotgun sequence genomic window:
- the LOC139855835 gene encoding uncharacterized protein isoform X2 — translation MLSWLHQRTYASGDGSEVLPKGIVHKTSNLEMRPLWGPPKKRKNPKSAMSLLAMAVGKKQKENVNQMIKKFPADDFVIMLFHYDGIVDDWKDLEWSSRAIHLSAISQTKWWFAKRFLHPDVVSEYAYIFLWDEDLGVQNFDAGRYVSIMRNEGLHISQPALDPEKSEVHHELTTREKGSTVHRRIERMSRSKKHCYRNSTEPPCTGWVEMMAPVFSKEAWRCVWYMIQNDLIHAWGLDMQLGYCAQGNRTQYIGIVDSEYVVHYGLPTLGGSENKTNSESSKQPSQDAKVSMEDNHIDLRTEVRKQSQRELETFKRRWHKAVQDDTCWVDPFINH, via the exons ATGCTATCCTGGTTACATCAACGAACGTATGCGAG TGGTGATGGAAGTGAAGTGTTGCCTAAAGGTATAGTTCATAAAACATCTAATCTAGAGATGCGGCCATTATGGGGACCACCTAAGAAAAGG AAGAACCCAAAATCAGCAATGAGCTTATTGGCTATGGCAGTTGGAAAGAAGCAAAAGGAAAATGTCAATCAAATGATCAAGAAG TTCCCAGCAGACGATTTTGTGATCATGCTTTTCCATTATGACGGAATTGTAGACGATTGGAAGGATTTGGAATGGAGTAGTCGGGCCATACATCTTTCGGCTATTAGTCAAACAAAGTG GTGGTTTGCTAAAAGGTTCCTGCATCCAGATGTTGTATCGGAGTACGCTTACATTTTCCTTTGGGACGAAGATCTTGGTGTCCAAAATTTTGATGCTGGAAG ATATGTATCAATAATGAGAAATGAAGGACTACACATATCTCAGCCTGCACTCGATCCTGAAAAATCAGAGGTGCATCATGAATTAACAACACGAGAAAAAGGGTCCACAGTGCACAG AAGGATTGAAAGGATGAGTCGCTCGAAAAAACACTGTTATAGAAACAGTACGGAACCTCCATGTACAGG GTGGGTCGAAATGATGGCCCCCGTGTTCTCAAAAGAAGCATGGCGTTGCGTATGGTATATGATTCAG AACGACTTGATTCATGCGTGGGGGTTGGACATGCAACTAGGCTATTGTGCGCAGGGGAATCGAACACAATATATTGGTATTGTTGATTCGGAGTATGTGGTTCACTATGGTCTTCCAACACTTGGTGGTTCAGAAAACAAG ACAAATAGTGAATCATCAAAACAGCCTTCACAAGATGCTAAAGTCTCAATGGAAGATAACCACATTGATTTAAGAACCGAG GTTCGAAAACAGTCGCAAAGAGAACTAGAAACATTCAAGAGAAGATGGCACAAAGCGGTTCAGGACGATACATGTTGGGTTGATCCATTCATCAATCACTGA
- the LOC139851490 gene encoding photosystem I reaction center subunit XI, chloroplastic-like, translating to MATAASTMASQLKSSFAPSFTRGLVTPKGLSGTPFKVLPSSGKSTFTIKAIQSEKPTYQVVQPINGDPFIGSLETPVTSSPLIAWYLSNLPGYRTAVNPLLRGIEVGLAHGFFLVGPFVKAGPLRNTEYAGAAGSLAAGGLVVILSICLTMYGIASFKEGEPSIAPSLTLTGRKKVPDQLQTADGWAKFTGGFFFGGISGVTWAYFLLYVLDLPYYVK from the exons ATGGCTACAGCTGCCTCAACCATGGCTAGCCAACTCAAGAGCAGTTTTGCACCTTCTTTTACAAGAGGTCTTGTTACTCCCAAAGGCCTTTCTGGTACACCATTTAAAGTCTTGCCTTCTTCTGGCAAATCCACCTTCACAATCAAGGCCATCCAAAGtgaaaag CCCACTTACCAAGTAGTTCAGCCCATCAACGGTGACCCGTTCATTGGAAGTCTCGAAACACCAGTGACATCAAGCCCATTGATTGCCTGGTACCTATCAAACCTTCCTGGATACCGCACTGCAGTCAACCCATTGCTTCGTGGTATTGAGGTCGGGCTAGCTCACGGGTTCTTTCTAGTTGGCCCATTTGTGAAAGCTGGCCCATTAAGGAACACAGAGTATGCAGGAGCAGCTGGATCACTAGCTGCTGGTGGATTGGTTGTGATTCTAAGCATTTGCTTGACAATGTATGGGATTGCATCGTTTAAAGAGGGAGAACCATCGATCGCACCATCATTGACCTTGACCGGAAGGAAGAAAGTGCCGGACCAACTTCAAACGGCTGATGGTTGGGCCAAGTTCACTGGTGGATTCTTCTTTGGTGGAATTTCAGGAGTCACTTGGGCTTATTTCCTTCTCTATGTACTTGACTTGCCTTACTATGTTAAGTAA
- the LOC139853784 gene encoding TPR repeat-containing protein ZIP4-like: protein MRIAEISSPDIQETQSLDPKSDVLSKLESLTTEIERHSPESPLSETLTANLSNGLTQLTSLVPFHNSVKLQIWKLSYRLWNACVDLSNFVRSSSSSSKITDEHAKLRQVSADLLFLVVDVSGIPSPYFKCASFFYKTGIIWHDLRNYNLANNCFEKAMDLTSKIEVANVSNREERKLLLDLHISRAKTAWEVPDRNLAVNLLDRSKRVLFGIGENYMALANQYTSFGKMLLSKNEASGVNEALKLMNEALELCEKGLRIVKKQDETLGLKELRLKTLRFMAASHLQRDEFESVLKCVRVLRDGVTGDDHPSSSVLAMKAWLGLGRYEEAEKELKSMVVNKGIPEGVWVSAIESYLQTVGNSGAETAMGVFLGLLGRCHISAAAAIRVIQRVVGDCVNGDGGRVRFKVVAEFVSNDKVVALFSGQLAAKERSGMHALLWNCAADFFRSKDYEISAELFEKSLLYVPHDIEYRSLRAKGYKVLCLCHLGLFKLDRAQEYIDEAAKLEPNIACAFLKLKIHLQNKDYNGAITQVQAMATYTDFTPEFLSLSAHEAISCRGLPVAVESLSRLLTFFSLGKPMPTTEVIVFRTLIKILIQEPQNETEVLKYMKRAHARFSDLGPERFFGTGEVGRRERNWFVLNLWNTGLKSGQEKNYELCAELFRICAEYYGVTIDGEIEGNHLMVCKSLILAVSALLAGEKLSSNTLSDTEVKQAIELLEKAEKILMSGSMKTHLDDDRNTTIEPQFYFIYTLSAYNLYTRLDSTESKQLMLIKNYAKSKYCNQNHLLQIGLNALEGPQPNTEVATFCLNTCISLFLSLPSPDYQTVALILRKLVKITSVHKGNVDDNSDDNAGVYGIYKKASRMMVGLKAGEYPVEEGKWLAMSAWNRAALPVRLGQMVEAKKWMDMGLELAGRVAGMDTYMSCMVDFVSEVEKKVQTQGHLIVGT from the exons ATGAGGATCGCCGAGATATCTTCGCCGGATATTCAGGAAACACAGTCATTGGATCCAAAATCTGACGTACTCTCCAAACTAGAATCACTAACAACTGAAATCGAACGCCATTCACCGGAATCTCCTTTATCGGAAACCCTAACCGCCAATCTCAGTAACGGACTTACTCAATTAACGTCACTCGTACCCTTCCACAACTCCGTCAAGCTTCAGATATGGAAATTGAGTTACCGTTTATGGAACGCATGCGTTGATCTCTCAAATTTCGTCCGATCATCATCGTCGTCGTCTAAAATTACAGATGAACACGCTAAACTCCGGCAAGTTTCTGCCGATCTTCTGTTTCTCGTCGTCGATGTTTCTGGTATACCTTCACCTTATTTTAAGTGCGCTTCGTTTTTTTACAAAACCGGTATCATTTGGCATGATCTGCGTAATTACAATCTCGCTAACAATTGCTTCGAGAAGGCGATGGATCTCACGTCGAAAATTGAGGTTGCGAATGTATCCAATCGAGAAGAGCGAAAGTTGCTTCTCGATTTACATATTTCCAGAGCGAAAACCGCGTGGGAGGTGCCTGATAGAAACTTGGCGGTTAATTTGCTAGATAGGTCAAAAAGAGTATTGTTTGGAATTGGTGAGAATTACATGGCTTTAGCTAATCAGTATACGAGTTTTGGAAAAATGCTACTGTCGAAAAATGAAGCGTCTGGTGTAAACGAGGCATTGAAGTTGATGAATGAAGCTTTGGAGCTGTGTGAAAAAGGGTTAAGGATTGTGAAAAAGCAAGATGAAACCCTAGGTCTTAAGGAATTGAGGTTGAAGACGTTGAGATTCATGGCGGCTTCACATTTGCAGAGAGATGAGTTTGAGAGTGTTTTGAAGTGTGTGAGAGTTTTGCGAGATGGTGTGACAGGTGACGATCATCCGAGTTCGAGTGTGTTGGCGATGAAGGCGTGGTTAGGGTTAGGAAGGTATGAAGAGGCTGAGAAGGAGTTAAAGAGTATGGTGGTGAATAAAGGGATTCCTGAGGGAGTTTGGGTATCAGCAATTGAGTCATACTTACAGACAGTAGGTAATTCTGGTGCAGAGACAGCAATGGGAGTATTTTTGGGGCTGCTAGGGAGGTGTCATATTAGTGCTGCTGCAGCGATTAGGGTGATTCAGAGAGTGGTTGGTGATTGTGTAAATGGAGATGGAGGTCGGGTGAGGTTTAAAGTGGTTGCTGAGTTCGTATCGAATGACAAGGTTGTTGCTCTTTTTTCTGGACAGCTGGCTGCAAAGGAGAGGTCTGGCATGCATGCTCTTCTCTGGAATTG TGCAGCAGATTTTTTCAGATCCAAGGATTATGAGATCAGTGCAGAATTGTTTGAGAAGTCTCTGCTTTATGTTCCACATGACATAGAGTATAGATCTCTTCGAGCAAAGGGCTACAAAGTACTGTGCCTATGTCACCTAGGCCTTTTTAAACTGGATAGAGCTCAAGAATACATAGACGAGGCTGCTAAG CTGGAACCCAACATTGCTTGTGCTTTCCTGAAG CTTAAGATCCATCTACAAAATAAAGATTATAATGGAGCTATTACTCAAGTTCAAGCGATGGCAACCTACACTGACTTCACTCCAGAATTTCTATCACTATCTGCCCATGAAGCTATCTCTTGTCGAGGTCTTCCTGTTGCAGTTGAATCTTTATCCCGTCTCCTAACCTTTTTTTCCTTGGGGAAACCAATGCCAACAACAGAAGTCATAGTTTTTCGAACCCTTATCAAGATTCTTATTCAAGAACCTCAAAACGAAACTGAAGTTCTCAAATACATGAAACGGGCTCATGCTCGTTTCTCTGATCTTGGACCTGAACGGTTTTTCGGAACAGGTGAGGTTGGAAGAAGGGAACGAAACTGGTTTGTTCTGAACCTGTGGAATACTGGTTTGAAAAGTGGTCAGGAAAAGAACTATGAACTATGTGCAGAACTTTTCAGAATTTGTGCAGAGTATTACGGTGTTACAATTGACGGTGAAATTGAAGGAAATCATTTGATGGTATGCAAGTCACTGATATTAGCAGTGTCTGCATTGTTAGCTGGTGAGAAGCTAAGTTCAAACACATTGTCAGATACTGAAGTCAAACAAGCGATTGAATTGCTAGAAAAAGCTGAAAAG ATCTTAATGTCTGGCTCTATGAAAACCCATCTAGATGATGATCGAAACACCACAATTGAACCCCAGTTCTACTTTATTTACACATTAAGCGCATACAATTTATACACAAGACTGGATAGCACAGAATCAAAACAACTTATGTTGATAAAGAATTACGCCAAGTCGAAATATTGCAACCAAAATCACCTCCTTCAGATTGGTCTCAATGCCTTAGAAGGACCACAACCGAACACCGAAGTAGCTACATTTTGTCTCAATACTTGTATCTCTTTGTTTCTTTCTTTACCATCACCAGATTATCAGACCGTTGCtctcattcttaggaaattagttAAAATCACCAGTGTTCATAAAGGCAACGTAGACGATAATAGCGATGATAATGCTGGGGTGTATGGGATTTACAAGAAAGCTTCAAGGATGATGGTGGGGTTGAAGGCAGGGGAATATCCTGTAGAGGAAGGGAAATGGCTTGCCATGTCAGCATGGAACCGTGCAGCTTTACCGGTGAGGTTGGGGCAGATGGTGGAAGCAAAGAAGTGGATGGATATGGGGTTGGAATTGGCGGGCAGGGTTGCGGGAATGGATACTTATATGTCTTGTATGGTGGACTTTGTTTCTGAAGTTGAAAAGAAAGTTCAGACTCAGGGTCATCTGATTGTTGGAACCTAG
- the LOC139855834 gene encoding uncharacterized protein produces the protein MAVILQPNAPPFLGRSPITSPSSLRHKSNTHILLQRRKRSISFTCQSISDDTDDGYLLDAPVSAGDGFSFSGGKYSDGPNPADEWFKKGKYMKAHPVYGTSGKAKDPIFGLTMGGSSQSSTDVFRWFCVESGNVDKPPVLLIHGFPSQAYSYRKVLPLLSKDYHAIAFDWLGFGYSDKPQPKYGFDYTLDEYVSALASVIDELGVKKVSLVVQGYFAPIVVKYASEHQEKLNDLILLNPPVTAKHANLPSTLSIFSNFLLGEIFSQDPLRASDKALTSCGPYKMNEDDAMVYRRPYLTSGSSGFALNALSRTMKKELKKYVEEMRKILMDDDWKVKTSVCWGQRDRWLDFDGVEDFCKAAKLRLVELPMAGHHVQEDSGEELGTIIAGLVSRKVRI, from the exons ATGGCCGTCATCCTTCAACCCAATGCTCCACCGTTCCTCGGCCGTTCTCCGATAACATCTCCGTCGTCTCTCCGCCACAAATCCAACACTCACATCCTTCTTCAACGAAGGAAGAGATCGATTTCTTTCACTTGCCAATCAATCAGTGATGATACCGATGAT GGTTATTTGTTGGACGCACCTGTTTCAGCTGGAGACGGTTTCTCTTTTAGTGGAG GAAAATACTCTGATGGACCGAATCCAGCTGATGAGTGGTTTAAAAAAGGAAAATAT ATGAAAGCTCATCCTGTTTATGGCACTAGTGGAAAGGCCAAAGATCCGATTTTCGGTCTTACAATGGGTGGCAGTTCTCAATCATCCACAGATGTTTTTAG ATGGTTTTGCGTAGAAAGTGGAAATGTTGATAAACCTCCAGTCCTATTAATTCATGGTTTTCCTTCACAA GCTTATTCGTACCGCAAAGTGTTGCCACTGCTATCCAAGGATTATCACGCTATCGCTTTTGATTGGTTAG GCTTTGGGTATTCAGATAAGCCGCAACCCAAATATGGATTTGATTACACCTTAGATG AATATGTGTCGGCTCTAGCATCTGTTATAGACGAACTTGGTGTCAAAAAGGTTTCACTTGTTGTTCAG GGGTACTTTGCGCCCATTGTTGTTAAATATGCAAGCGAGCATCAGGAGAAGTTGAATGATCTCATACTGCTAAATCCCCCG GTAACAGCCAAGCATGCAAACCTGCCTTCAACATTGTCAATATTCAGCAACTTTTTGTTGGGTGAAATATTCTCACAG GATCCTCTTAGGGCCAGTGATAAAGCCTTGACAAGCTGTGGACCCTacaaaatgaatgaagatgatgctATGGTGTATAGAAGACCATATCTTACTTCTGGTTCCTCAGGCTTTGCTCTAAATGCATTAAGTCGTACAATGAAGAAGGAACTTAAG AAATATGTTGAAGAAATGAGAAAGATTTTAATGGATGATGATTGGAAAGTTAAAACTTCTGTATGTTGGGGACAAAGAGATCGTTGGCTAGATTTTGATGGAGTTGAAGATTTCTGCAAGGCTGCAAAACTTCGATTAGTTGAACTTCCAATG GCAGGGCATCATGTACAGGAGGATTCTGGTGAAGAACTGGGAACAATTATTGCTGGACTTGTTAGCAGAAAGGTTCGGATTTGA
- the LOC139855835 gene encoding uncharacterized protein isoform X1 yields the protein MKNTSATLPTKRQSSLLCSRLFVAIIVSAAFFIATAIIVVDYKQKFPGLRKANAILVTSTNVCENQCSGDGSEVLPKGIVHKTSNLEMRPLWGPPKKRKNPKSAMSLLAMAVGKKQKENVNQMIKKFPADDFVIMLFHYDGIVDDWKDLEWSSRAIHLSAISQTKWWFAKRFLHPDVVSEYAYIFLWDEDLGVQNFDAGRYVSIMRNEGLHISQPALDPEKSEVHHELTTREKGSTVHRRIERMSRSKKHCYRNSTEPPCTGWVEMMAPVFSKEAWRCVWYMIQNDLIHAWGLDMQLGYCAQGNRTQYIGIVDSEYVVHYGLPTLGGSENKTNSESSKQPSQDAKVSMEDNHIDLRTEVRKQSQRELETFKRRWHKAVQDDTCWVDPFINH from the exons ATGAAGAACACTTCT GCTACTTTGCCTACAAAGAGGCAATCATCGTTGCTTTGCAGCCGTTTATTTGTTGCTATAATAGTATCTGCTGCCTTCTTTATTGCAACTGCGATCATCGTTGTAGATTATAAACAG AAGTTTCCCGGGCTACGAAAGGCCAATGCTATCCTGGTTACATCAACGAACGTATGCGAG AACCAATGCAGTGGTGATGGAAGTGAAGTGTTGCCTAAAGGTATAGTTCATAAAACATCTAATCTAGAGATGCGGCCATTATGGGGACCACCTAAGAAAAGG AAGAACCCAAAATCAGCAATGAGCTTATTGGCTATGGCAGTTGGAAAGAAGCAAAAGGAAAATGTCAATCAAATGATCAAGAAG TTCCCAGCAGACGATTTTGTGATCATGCTTTTCCATTATGACGGAATTGTAGACGATTGGAAGGATTTGGAATGGAGTAGTCGGGCCATACATCTTTCGGCTATTAGTCAAACAAAGTG GTGGTTTGCTAAAAGGTTCCTGCATCCAGATGTTGTATCGGAGTACGCTTACATTTTCCTTTGGGACGAAGATCTTGGTGTCCAAAATTTTGATGCTGGAAG ATATGTATCAATAATGAGAAATGAAGGACTACACATATCTCAGCCTGCACTCGATCCTGAAAAATCAGAGGTGCATCATGAATTAACAACACGAGAAAAAGGGTCCACAGTGCACAG AAGGATTGAAAGGATGAGTCGCTCGAAAAAACACTGTTATAGAAACAGTACGGAACCTCCATGTACAGG GTGGGTCGAAATGATGGCCCCCGTGTTCTCAAAAGAAGCATGGCGTTGCGTATGGTATATGATTCAG AACGACTTGATTCATGCGTGGGGGTTGGACATGCAACTAGGCTATTGTGCGCAGGGGAATCGAACACAATATATTGGTATTGTTGATTCGGAGTATGTGGTTCACTATGGTCTTCCAACACTTGGTGGTTCAGAAAACAAG ACAAATAGTGAATCATCAAAACAGCCTTCACAAGATGCTAAAGTCTCAATGGAAGATAACCACATTGATTTAAGAACCGAG GTTCGAAAACAGTCGCAAAGAGAACTAGAAACATTCAAGAGAAGATGGCACAAAGCGGTTCAGGACGATACATGTTGGGTTGATCCATTCATCAATCACTGA